Below is a genomic region from Neurospora crassa OR74A linkage group VII, whole genome shotgun sequence.
AACAGCGTGTGCCTTCTGTCACCTGTGCTCGAGCGTCTAGTATCCAGATTATCCTTTTCGAGCGGCCTCTGCCAGGACGAATGCAGTACATGTCACTTAATCCGATTGCCTTGGCACTGGGAGACAAACACGATGGATTTAAGCAAGATTTCGCCGACAgtggggaggaggacgacgagaagCGGGAGCGTTTGAGCAAGGAAACGAAGCGAAAACTGGTCGAGAAGCTCAAACAACATTCGGTGATAAAGCGAATTCCGTCGCCCAAAGAACGAGCGCTTGCCACAATAGTCAACCAAATCAATTGGGCATGGGAGCTCGAAAAGCTACTGCAGCAGAACGTCTCACGCATCGGCACTCGTCCTAAGAGGGCTTTGAGCGTGTCAGAACGAGTGGTCGAGTCGGCAACCACAGCTCGCGACATGGTCTTGGTATGGCTTTGGGAGTTGATCACCATTTACGTGCTGCCCGTCATCAAGAAGGTATTTGTGCTAGGCTTGATGGCTCATAGGGTGGTCGCCGAGATGTTATTGCGCATACTGGAGTGGCGGCTTCGGCCCAGATATGCAGCTCTGAAAGACATATCTGCGACGGCTCAGCAAGTTGAGATTCGCCTCCAACAGTTTTGCTACTGGCCGATGCAGTATGTCACGCTTCGGATGAGGAAGAACGACTGGGCGAGTGTAACAACGAGTCACCCAGACTACATTCGGTTTTACAACAGTCTCTGGCTTGTTGCCAATGATGTTATCATCGGTATGGCGTTTGGTTCCTACATTATTGAAAATGCTGGCTGGGTGGCCGACGAGATCAGCCGCCTGCTCACCACTTATACCGTCGAAGCACTGCAGAGCAGCATTTCCTGGCTCATGGGCTGGCCGGCAGGCTTGAAGCTAAACACGGAACTAGCGGCGTTCCTTGGTGATCTGTTTCTGTGGGTTATTGAATACTGGGCGAGTAAGTTTCTGGTCTGCTCTTGGTATCCTAGTGAACATACTGACATTGGCAAAGGCTGTATCGAGACGATTCGGCCCATGCTGCCACGTATTGTGTTGATTATCGGCTTCTCCAGTTTTGCGGGGGCAAGCATGCCTCTTGCCCTATTCTCGGATCTCCTTTCCATACTCACGATTCACATATACTCCTTCTACCTCGCCTCGGCCAGGATATTTCACTGGCAGTTGAATATCCTCCAGTCGCTTTTCCACCTCTTTCGCGGCAAGAAGCACAACGTCCTTCGAAACCGCATCGACTCGTGCGACTATGGGCTCGATCAACTCCTTGTGGGGACTATTCTCTTCACGGTCCTGTTCTTCCTTTTACCCACCGTGGTGGTATTCTATCTGAACTTTGCGATTGCACGCATGGCGATCATTCTGTTCAAGGCTTGCTTCGATACTGCACTTTCTTGTCTCAACCACTTTCCACTTTTCGCATTGATGTTACGAGTCAAAGATCCGAAAAGACTTCCAGGTGTGTGTTGTCATACTCGGTTATC
It encodes:
- a CDS encoding N-acetylglucosaminyl transferase component Gpi1, with protein sequence MPEDDGLMRVFWPTDLPRSDCNGVVVGWRNSALDVLVVAVLEEVEPRRVESALKLGNLLRNAPHPVSRIYEQCGKSSISVLGVSNTPDTVEVDSSWIRVTIAPKQRVPSVTCARASSIQIILFERPLPGRMQYMSLNPIALALGDKHDGFKQDFADSGEEDDEKRERLSKETKRKLVEKLKQHSVIKRIPSPKERALATIVNQINWAWELEKLLQQNVSRIGTRPKRALSVSERVVESATTARDMVLVWLWELITIYVLPVIKKVFVLGLMAHRVVAEMLLRILEWRLRPRYAALKDISATAQQVEIRLQQFCYWPMQYVTLRMRKNDWASVTTSHPDYIRFYNSLWLVANDVIIGMAFGSYIIENAGWVADEISRLLTTYTVEALQSSISWLMGWPAGLKLNTELAAFLGDLFLWVIEYWASCIETIRPMLPRIVLIIGFSSFAGASMPLALFSDLLSILTIHIYSFYLASARIFHWQLNILQSLFHLFRGKKHNVLRNRIDSCDYGLDQLLVGTILFTVLFFLLPTVVVFYLNFAIARMAIILFKACFDTALSCLNHFPLFALMLRVKDPKRLPGGIRFELRDTQDFGATSNDNIPLRQHPSTSVISLQSIPLDFKSMFYQYFQMGNRIRKHYLSPRVALCLLTGKFVPPLNRRNLYSLQYSMLPAKRAGVMEMWDAVNSLPASKRKSMPIQVPILANGRRLPSNYGGGRSRSYG